The following are encoded in a window of Acropora muricata isolate sample 2 chromosome 6, ASM3666990v1, whole genome shotgun sequence genomic DNA:
- the LOC136920817 gene encoding uncharacterized protein yields MSSLKRKRFWNLGKKSSVYRVSGDTTENSDSVFNSSEDRNRSHDAKKRWSFKSKTNFYSLEASNVDDKPMSANSSFDETQQEITESLDSMLDEDTWSLLSADETTVKLLSSQKRGSLALDEILQQSEAENDDSGVHVDDDVRDIVAAIARQLNRDSESESDSSISGSTTGVSGAASEAASEAEDVSSDEESEEESDEEDFDVDAHVTRLIRGSDSESESDSESDGDQTNSDASVKDFQKVVRKVMNRIKRERSEDILSSEDEESETSEKGSEAENSPISEDDCSSEISEEGDDATDASSTKSAEEPTDNERTIDPDIAELLAEGLVIYPKQGQKNGKESRTVYKYVMGDDGRIQSTKETLENEDTAPKDDSATGEADKTPPINQNHVESLASTLDKDKVKDLRWPFSTFYVKEFNYDNIGIQALPSYRSTEAVAAHAGRKRNVMLGRVWWVEWWAMQDTEQKKQPDKSQCEKQVFNDNS; encoded by the coding sequence ATGTCGAGCctgaaaagaaaacgtttttggAACTTGGGAAAAAAGTCAAGTGTTTACCGTGTTTCGGGTGACACCACGGAAAATAGCGATTCAGTCTTCAATAGTTCAGAGGACCGCAATCGATCCCACGATGCTAAAAAGCGGTGGAGTTTTAAGTCCAAAACAAATTTCTACTCTCTTGAAGCCTCGAACGTTGATGACAAACCGATGTCAGCTAACAGCTCATTCGACGAGACGCAGCAAGAAATTACTGAATCGTTAGATTCCATGCTGGACGAAGATACTTGGTCGCTACTCTCAGCTGACGAAACCACGGTAAAACTCCTTTCCAGTCAGAAACGAGGATCACTCGCTTTGGATGAGATCTTACAGCAGTCAGAGGCTGAAAATGATGACAGCGGTGTTCACGTAGACGATGACGTGAGAGATATCGTGGCTGCAATTGCAAGACAACTCAACAGAGATTCCGAGTCGGAAAGCGACAGCAGTATCTCTGGGAGCACAACGGGTGTCTCCGGAGCAGCATCCGAAGCAGCATCCGAAGCAGAAGATGTTTCTTCCGATGAAGAATCGGAAGAAGAATCAGACGAAGAAGACTTTGATGTCGATGCTCACGTCACGAGACTTATCAGAGGTAGTGACAGTGAAAGTGAGAGCGACAGCGAGTCTGATGGAGATCAAACTAACAGCGACGCTTCCgtaaaagattttcaaaaggtTGTGCGGAAAGTCATGAACAGGATCAAAAGGGAACGCTCCGAAGATATTCTCTCCTCCGAAGATGAAGAGTCGGAAACTTCGGAGAAAGGATCGGAAGCAGAAAATTCTCCGATTAGTGAAGATGATTGTTCATCAGAAATCAGCGAAGAAGGGGACGATGCAACAGATGCATCTTCGACAAAGAGCGCTGAAGAACCAACAGATAACGAACGAACCATTGATCCTGACATTGCTGAACTCTTGGCGGAAGGATTAGTAATATATCCCAAGCAAGGACAAAAAAACGGGAAGGAGTCTCGCACTGTGTACAAATATGTTATGGGTGACGATGGGCGAATCCAATCAACGAAGGAGACACTTGAAAACGAAGACACTGCACCGAAGGACGATAGCGCAACAGGAGAAGCCGATAAGACTCCGCCAATAAACCAAAATCACGTGGAGAGTTTAGCGTCAACCTTAGACAAAGATAAAGTTAAAGATCTTAGATGGCCATTTTCCACCTTTTACGTTAAGGAATTTAATTATGACAACATCGGAATACAAGCATTACCATCCTACAGGTCGACAGAGGCTGTCGCAGCTCATGCTGGcagaaaaagaaatgttatgCTGGGGCGAGTGTGGTGGGTAGAATGGTGGGCTATGCAGGATACTGAACAGAAAAAACAGCCCGATAAATCACAATGTGAAAAACAGGTTTTCAATGATAACAGTTGA
- the LOC136920820 gene encoding uncharacterized protein translates to MACGFTTVFGIFMLLNLILACNEDSDCYRKGRCCKTSENRGDSVCREDCVDYCIDKNDCLPPKVCDLSIRRCSTYCIWNSDCHQSYSCKNYECVIDDDTSIGTTPVIIFVLVAVMVVLCCCCAYLRQRLRRDQLRRDYNATRTTTVQTTSGRNELQPQAINIETVRMNSPNVEANVEANGQITPDAVALTGPPSYQDVRNVPDPPPPTYEEAMKLSAQNLSSGT, encoded by the coding sequence ATGGCCTGTGGATTTACGactgtttttggtatttttatgCTCCTTAATCTGATCTTGGCCTGCAATGAAGACTCTGATTGCTATAGAAAGGGACGTTGTTGTAAAACATCAGAAAATAGAGGCGATAGTGTTTGTCGTGAAGACTGCGTTGACTATTGTATCGACAAAAACGATTGTTTACCTCCCAAAGTCTGTGACCTCTCTATAAGGCGCTGCTCAACATATTGCATTTGGAATTCTGATTGTCATCAATCGTACTCTTGCAAAAACTATGAGTGTGTTATTGATGATGACACATCGATCGGGACGACTCCTGTTATTATATTTGTACTTGTTGCAGTAATGGTCGTCCTCTGTTGCTGTTGTGCTTACTTACGACAACGTTTACGTAGAGATCAGCTGAGAAGGGATTACAATGCTACCAGAACCACAACTGTCCAAACTACTTCAGGTAGAAATGAACTCCAACCTCAAGCGATTAATATTGAGACTGTGCGAATGAATTCACCAAACGTGGAAGCAAATGTCGAAGCAAATGGTCAAATTACTCCTGATGCGGTGGCTTTGACTGGGCCCCCTTCATATCAAGACGTTCGAAATGTCCCCGATCCACCTCCACCAACTTACGAAGAAGCAATGAAGTTATCAGCACAAAATCTGTCGTCAGGTACATAA
- the LOC136920818 gene encoding uncharacterized protein, producing the protein MKSSHIFLIVVSLALYSPTSSDNTTSQNKTNAMNNGGCGLFNVSCGPEKICQDGVCVSVNRSTTKGRSRNSSTETTYKVIMETEKLLPATTQSTHHVTRHVISTTSHGLITGNQEFLIAIVGFSLLFMNFCLISFCWARIKRRRLLQQLQVERHQAARQSSQASQTGDWNSGNANRREMGFDNFALNGDLDAFPSDFITPQVRLPPYDFTGAYHKPRPITEESVINGESCAQTETIDTDEFNDDDPPPYNDTEALSTPSSPPSYDEILRIPISTPGE; encoded by the coding sequence ATGAAGTCGAGTCACATTTTCTTGATAGTCGTTTCACTTGCCCTTTATTCACCGACCTCTTCTGACAATACAacaagccaaaacaagacaaacgCGATGAACAATGGCGGATGTGGTTTATTTAACGTTTCTTGTGGCCCTGAAAAGATCTGTCAAGATGGAGTTTGCGTCAGTGTGAACAGATCGACGACAAAAGGAAGAAGTAGGAACTCATCGACTGAAACAACGTATAAGGTCATTATGGAAACTGAGAAATTGTTGCCTGCCACAACACAATCAACGCATCATGTAACACGTCATGTAATCTCAACAACATCACACGGTTTAATTACGGGAAATCAAGAATTCTTGATCGCGATTGTTGGTTTTTCGCTTCTATTTATGAACTTTTGTTTAATCTCATTCTGTTGGGCTCGAATAAAACGGAGGCGACTTCTTCAACAACTTCAAGTAGAAAGGCACCAAGCGGCAAGACAGAGCTCGCAGGCGTCTCAAACGGGGGACTGGAACTCTGGTAACGCAAACAGGAGAGAGATGGGGTTTGATAATTTCGCGTTAAATGGTGATCTCGATGCGTTTCCCAGTGACTTTATCACTCCTCAAGTACGGCTTCCACCGTATGACTTCACTGGTGCTTACCACAAACCCAGGCCCATTACCGAAGAGAGCGTAATCAACGGAGAAAGCTGCGCGCAGACTGAGACCATCGATACTGATGAATTTAACGACGATGATCCGCCGCCTTATAACGACACAGAGGCGCTTAGTACCCCTAGTAGTCCTCCGAGTTACGACGAAATTTTGAGAATTCCGATCAGTACTCCGGGAGAGTAA